A genomic segment from bacterium encodes:
- a CDS encoding D-alanyl-D-alanine carboxypeptidase family protein, protein MPRPVSRLAIAALCAALPLQPWAAVPGPAEAAARPHVPAAQPGGPAGARAPLPNAAAVLMEVSTGEVLESTNAHVQHQPASLDKLMTLYLTLQAIHSGRLTPDTNVTVSTEAWRIGRVPGSSRMFLNVGDTVTVRQMLEGLMVASGNDAAEALAETVGGSADRFVEEMNATAERFGMHDTHFVTPHGLPAPGEHVSAADMAVLARHVLLEFPKATQYSSPRYETYAGIKQANWNNLIFRDSRVDGLKTGHTEESGYSIVATARDGDLRLVAVVLGAPSVPRRTALAEGMLAAGFAHYTVVSVPWQTVVPAVLRVYGGSVHAVAIAPARPVTVLVPRGSRGDFEVTEQITARPFAPVARGQEVGTLTVRRNGRVVQSVPLLASAAVGRSGLFGRLWGAITYAAASLLHRHPVTSRGTYSPPS, encoded by the coding sequence ATGCCGCGGCCTGTCTCGCGCCTCGCGATTGCCGCGTTGTGCGCGGCCCTGCCGCTCCAGCCGTGGGCCGCGGTTCCCGGTCCGGCCGAGGCGGCCGCGCGGCCGCACGTTCCCGCTGCCCAGCCGGGCGGGCCGGCCGGTGCGCGCGCCCCGCTCCCGAACGCGGCCGCCGTCCTCATGGAGGTGAGCACGGGCGAAGTGCTCGAGAGCACGAACGCCCACGTGCAGCACCAACCGGCGAGCCTCGACAAACTGATGACGCTCTATCTCACGCTGCAGGCGATTCACAGCGGACGGCTGACGCCCGACACCAACGTCACGGTCAGCACCGAGGCGTGGCGGATCGGCCGCGTGCCCGGCAGCAGCCGGATGTTCCTCAACGTCGGGGACACCGTTACGGTGCGCCAGATGCTGGAGGGCCTGATGGTCGCGTCGGGCAACGACGCCGCGGAAGCGCTGGCCGAGACGGTCGGCGGATCCGCGGACCGGTTTGTCGAGGAGATGAACGCTACGGCGGAGCGCTTCGGCATGCACGACACGCACTTCGTCACGCCCCACGGCCTGCCCGCGCCCGGGGAGCACGTGAGCGCCGCCGACATGGCGGTGCTGGCGCGGCACGTTCTGCTGGAGTTTCCGAAGGCCACGCAGTACAGCAGCCCGCGGTACGAAACCTACGCCGGCATCAAGCAGGCGAATTGGAACAACCTCATCTTTCGCGATTCCCGCGTGGACGGTCTCAAGACCGGACATACGGAGGAGTCCGGCTACAGCATCGTCGCAACGGCCCGCGACGGCGATCTCCGTCTGGTCGCCGTCGTGCTGGGTGCGCCTTCCGTGCCGCGCCGTACGGCGCTGGCCGAGGGCATGCTGGCCGCGGGGTTCGCGCACTACACCGTCGTCTCGGTGCCGTGGCAGACGGTCGTGCCGGCGGTGCTGCGGGTGTACGGCGGCAGCGTACACGCGGTCGCGATCGCGCCCGCCCGTCCGGTGACCGTGCTCGTGCCCCGCGGTTCGCGCGGCGACTTCGAGGTGACGGAGCAAATCACGGCGCGGCCGTTCGCGCCCGTTGCGCGCGGCCAGGAGGTCGGGACGCTGACGGTGCGGCGCAACGGCCGGGTCGTGCAGAGTGTGCCGCTGCTCGCCTCGGCCGCCGTCGGGCGCTCGGGCCTCTTCGGACGGTTGTGGGGTGCGATCACGTACGCCGCGGCCTCGTTGCTGCACCGGCATCCGGTTACGTCGCGCGGCACGTACTCGCCGCCGAGTTAG
- a CDS encoding DUF4337 domain-containing protein yields MEEGFEVESRVEAAEEHPHWLIPAVAITTALLAVFAAYASFAGGKAVHGSLARLTEASLYQNQASDQWAFYQAKGIKRHVFEVQRDVLRLQHTPQAAALAARYDREVARYTSDQEKISKDAQALERRRDEARQSAERYDVLHQRFGSSVAFFQVGIVLCSVAAIVRRPPLWYGGIVAGAAGAVLLTQGLAVG; encoded by the coding sequence GTGGAAGAGGGGTTCGAGGTCGAGTCCAGGGTCGAGGCTGCGGAAGAACACCCGCACTGGCTCATCCCCGCCGTGGCGATCACGACGGCGCTGCTTGCCGTCTTCGCTGCCTACGCCAGCTTCGCGGGCGGCAAGGCGGTGCACGGGTCGCTGGCGCGGCTGACCGAGGCGTCGCTGTACCAGAACCAGGCGTCCGACCAGTGGGCGTTCTATCAGGCCAAGGGGATCAAGCGCCACGTCTTCGAGGTGCAGCGCGACGTCCTGCGGCTGCAGCATACGCCGCAGGCCGCGGCGCTTGCCGCGCGCTACGATCGCGAGGTGGCGCGCTACACGTCGGATCAAGAGAAGATCAGCAAAGACGCGCAGGCGCTGGAACGGCGACGCGACGAGGCACGGCAGTCGGCGGAACGGTACGACGTGCTGCACCAGCGCTTCGGCAGCTCGGTGGCGTTCTTCCAGGTGGGGATCGTGTTGTGTTCGGTGGCGGCGATCGTTCGTCGGCCGCCGCTGTGGTACGGTGGGATCGTCGCGGGCGCGGCCGGCGCCGTGCTGCTGACGCAGGGCTTGGCGGTCGGTTGA